In the genome of Streptomyces collinus, one region contains:
- a CDS encoding AMP-dependent synthetase/ligase: MREFSLPALYEVPADGNLTDIVRRNAAQHPDVAVIARKVGGSWQDVTATAFLAEVHAAAKGLIAAGVQPGDRVGLMSRTRYEWTLLDFAIWSAGAVTVPVYETSSPEQVQWILGDSGATACVVESDAHSAAIESVRDGLPALKHVWQIDGGGIDELGRLGQDVTDATVEERGSFAKADDPATIVYTSGTTGRPKGCVLTHRSFFAECGNIVERLRPLFRTGECSVLLFLPLAHVFGRLVQIAPMMAPIKLGTVPDIKDLTDELAAFRPTLILGVPRVFEKVYNSARAKAQADGKGKIFDKAADTAIAYSKALDTPSGPSFGLKIKHKTFDKLVYSKLRAVLGGRGEYAISGGAPLGERLGHFFRGIGFTVLEGYGLTESCAATAFNPWDRQKIGTVGQPLPGSVVRIADDGEVLLHGEHLFKEYWNNPGATAEALADGWFHTGDIGTLDEDGYLRITGRKKEIIVTAGGKNVAPAVIEDRIRAHALVAECMVVGDGRPFVGALITIDEEFLGRWCSDHGKPAGATAASLSEDPDLLAAIQAAIDDGNAAVSKAESVRKFRILSSQFTEDSGHLTPSLKLKRNVVAKDYAHEVEAIYAK, encoded by the coding sequence TTGCGCGAGTTCAGCCTTCCGGCTTTGTACGAGGTCCCTGCGGACGGAAATCTGACCGACATCGTCCGCAGAAACGCCGCGCAGCACCCGGACGTCGCCGTCATCGCCCGCAAGGTCGGCGGCAGCTGGCAGGACGTCACGGCCACCGCGTTCCTCGCCGAGGTGCACGCGGCGGCGAAGGGGCTGATCGCCGCCGGGGTGCAGCCGGGCGACCGGGTGGGTCTGATGTCCCGCACCCGTTACGAGTGGACGCTGCTGGACTTCGCGATCTGGAGCGCGGGCGCGGTGACCGTGCCGGTGTACGAGACCAGCTCGCCTGAGCAGGTGCAGTGGATCCTCGGCGACTCGGGCGCGACCGCCTGTGTCGTGGAGTCGGACGCCCACTCGGCCGCGATCGAGTCGGTGCGCGACGGGCTGCCGGCGCTCAAGCACGTGTGGCAGATCGACGGCGGCGGCATCGACGAGCTGGGCCGGCTCGGCCAGGACGTCACCGACGCGACGGTCGAGGAGCGCGGCTCGTTCGCCAAGGCCGACGACCCGGCGACCATCGTCTACACCTCGGGCACCACCGGCCGCCCCAAGGGCTGTGTGCTCACCCACCGCAGCTTCTTCGCCGAGTGCGGCAACATCGTAGAGCGGCTGCGTCCGCTGTTCCGCACCGGCGAGTGCTCGGTGCTGCTCTTCCTGCCGCTCGCGCACGTCTTCGGCCGGCTGGTGCAGATCGCCCCGATGATGGCGCCGATCAAGCTGGGCACGGTCCCGGACATCAAGGACCTCACCGACGAGCTGGCCGCGTTCCGCCCGACGCTGATCCTCGGTGTGCCGCGCGTCTTCGAGAAGGTCTACAACTCGGCCCGCGCCAAGGCCCAGGCCGACGGCAAGGGCAAGATCTTCGACAAGGCCGCCGACACCGCGATCGCCTACAGCAAGGCGCTGGACACCCCCTCGGGCCCGTCGTTCGGCCTGAAGATCAAGCACAAGACGTTCGACAAGCTCGTCTACAGCAAGCTCCGGGCGGTCCTCGGCGGCCGGGGCGAGTACGCCATCTCCGGCGGCGCCCCGCTCGGTGAGCGCCTCGGGCACTTCTTCCGCGGCATCGGCTTCACGGTCCTGGAGGGCTACGGCCTGACCGAGTCCTGTGCGGCCACCGCGTTCAACCCGTGGGACCGGCAGAAGATCGGCACGGTCGGGCAGCCGCTGCCCGGCTCGGTGGTGCGGATCGCCGACGACGGCGAGGTGCTGCTGCACGGCGAGCACCTGTTCAAGGAGTACTGGAACAACCCCGGCGCGACCGCCGAGGCGCTGGCCGACGGCTGGTTCCACACCGGTGACATCGGGACCCTGGACGAGGACGGCTACCTTCGGATCACCGGCCGCAAGAAGGAGATCATCGTCACCGCGGGCGGCAAGAACGTCGCCCCGGCCGTGATCGAGGACCGCATCCGGGCGCACGCGCTGGTCGCGGAGTGCATGGTGGTGGGTGACGGGCGGCCGTTCGTGGGCGCGCTGATCACCATCGACGAGGAGTTCCTCGGCCGTTGGTGCTCCGACCACGGCAAGCCGGCGGGTGCCACCGCGGCGTCGCTGAGCGAGGACCCGGACCTGCTGGCCGCGATCCAGGCGGCGATCGACGACGGCAACGCCGCGGTGTCGAAGGCGGAATCGGTGCGGAAGTTCCGCATTCTGTCCTCCCAGTTCACGGAGGATTCGGGCCACCTGACGCCCTCGCTGAAGCTGAAGCGGAACGTGGTGGCGAAGGACTACGCGCACGAGGTCGAGGCCATCTACGCGAAGTGA
- a CDS encoding GMC oxidoreductase, translated as MTANLTRRHLTRRQILGMAALQTAAALGFTRIGLQSARAAQPDAVDTAPAIVVGSGYGGAVAALRLAQAGIRTLVLEMGRLWNTNGPDGKVFCTTSAPDHRSMWFRDRTEAPLGTFLWLDVVNRDIGRYPGVLDRVHFDHMSVYVGRGVGGGSLVNGSMAVTPPRSYFAEQFPTVDTDEMYGTYFPRARAALGVNTVDPAWFESTEWYRFSRVSRKHAEKTGLRTTFVPSVYDFGHMQREAAGTAPKSALGGEVIYGNNHGKRSLDKTYLATALGTGRVTIHTLEKVRAISRAPDGTYVLTADRIDETGRVVETKEYGCTYLFLGGGSLGTTELLLRARETGTLPALDASVGAGWGTNGNVMLGRANHLWDTVGANQSTMPVMGIDDWANTANPVFAEIAPLPTGLEHWVSLYLAITRNPERASFSYDAGSDRLRLGWTAAHSAVSVAMAKKLFDRINAANATIYRYDLFGSKSKVFADDFTYHPLGGCVLGRATDDYGRVKGYSRLYVTDGSLVPGSLGVNPFVTITALAERTMARVLAEDTAP; from the coding sequence ATGACAGCAAACCTGACGCGTCGTCACCTGACAAGACGTCAAATACTCGGAATGGCAGCCCTTCAGACAGCTGCCGCCCTCGGCTTCACCCGCATCGGCCTCCAAAGCGCCCGAGCCGCCCAGCCCGATGCGGTCGACACCGCCCCCGCCATAGTCGTCGGCTCCGGCTACGGCGGTGCCGTAGCCGCCCTGCGCCTCGCCCAGGCCGGCATCCGCACCCTCGTCCTGGAGATGGGCCGCCTCTGGAACACCAACGGCCCCGACGGCAAGGTCTTCTGCACCACCAGCGCACCCGACCACCGCTCCATGTGGTTCCGCGACCGCACCGAGGCACCCCTCGGCACCTTCCTCTGGCTGGACGTCGTCAACCGGGACATCGGCCGTTACCCGGGCGTCCTGGACCGCGTGCACTTCGACCACATGTCCGTGTACGTCGGCCGGGGCGTCGGCGGCGGCTCCCTGGTCAACGGCAGCATGGCGGTCACCCCGCCCCGGTCGTACTTCGCCGAACAGTTCCCGACCGTCGACACCGACGAGATGTACGGCACGTACTTCCCGCGCGCCCGGGCCGCCCTGGGGGTGAACACCGTCGACCCGGCCTGGTTCGAGTCGACGGAGTGGTACCGCTTCAGCCGCGTCTCCCGCAAGCACGCCGAGAAGACCGGCCTGCGCACGACCTTCGTGCCCAGCGTCTACGACTTCGGCCACATGCAGCGCGAGGCGGCGGGCACCGCCCCGAAGTCGGCGCTCGGCGGCGAGGTCATCTACGGCAACAACCACGGCAAGCGCAGCCTCGACAAGACGTACCTCGCCACCGCGCTCGGTACCGGCAGGGTCACCATCCACACCCTGGAGAAGGTGCGCGCGATCAGCCGCGCGCCGGACGGCACCTACGTCCTGACCGCCGACCGCATCGACGAGACCGGCCGCGTCGTCGAGACCAAGGAGTACGGCTGCACGTACCTCTTCCTCGGCGGCGGCAGCCTCGGCACCACCGAACTGCTGCTGCGCGCCCGGGAGACGGGCACCCTGCCCGCGCTCGACGCCAGTGTCGGGGCCGGCTGGGGCACCAACGGCAACGTGATGCTCGGCCGGGCCAACCACCTGTGGGACACGGTCGGCGCCAACCAGTCGACCATGCCGGTCATGGGCATCGACGACTGGGCCAACACCGCCAACCCGGTCTTCGCCGAGATCGCCCCGCTGCCGACGGGCCTGGAGCACTGGGTGAGCCTCTACCTTGCGATCACCAGGAACCCGGAACGGGCGTCCTTCTCCTACGACGCCGGCTCCGACCGGCTGCGGCTCGGCTGGACGGCCGCCCACAGCGCGGTCTCCGTCGCCATGGCCAAGAAGCTCTTCGACCGGATCAACGCGGCCAACGCGACGATCTACCGGTACGACCTCTTCGGCTCGAAGAGCAAGGTCTTCGCCGACGACTTCACCTACCACCCGCTGGGCGGCTGCGTACTGGGCCGGGCGACCGACGACTACGGGCGGGTGAAGGGGTACTCCCGGCTGTACGTCACGGACGGCTCGCTGGTGCCCGGGTCGCTCGGGGTCAATCCCTTCGTGACCATCACCGCCCTCGCCGAACGCACGATGGCGCGGGTCCTCGCCGAGGACACCGCGCCATAA
- a CDS encoding glycosyltransferase family 4 protein, whose product MRKTLIVTNDFPPRPGGIQAFLHNMALRLDPQQLVVYASTWKRTREGVEATRAFDAEQPFTVVRDRTTMLLPTPGVTRRAVGLLREHGCASVWFGAAAPLGLMAPALRSAGAERLVATTHGHEAGWAQLPAARQLLRRIGDSTDTITYLGEYTRSRIASALTPEAAGRMAQLPPGVDEKTFHPGSGGEEVRARLGLTDRPVVVCVSRLVRRKGQDTLIRALPRILAAEPDTVLLIVGGGPYEKDLRRLAHETGVASAVRFTGAVPWSELPAHYGAGDVFAMPCRTRRGGLDVEGLGIVYLEASATGLPVVAGDSGGAPDAVLDGETGWVVRGGSPQETADRITVLLGDAELRRRMGERGREWVEEKWRWDLLAEHLKDLL is encoded by the coding sequence GTGCGCAAGACCCTGATCGTGACCAACGACTTCCCGCCGCGGCCCGGGGGCATCCAGGCGTTCCTGCACAACATGGCGCTGCGGCTGGACCCCCAGCAGCTGGTCGTCTACGCCTCGACCTGGAAGCGGACCCGGGAGGGTGTCGAGGCGACCCGCGCGTTCGACGCCGAGCAGCCCTTCACCGTCGTACGGGACCGTACGACCATGCTGCTGCCCACGCCTGGTGTCACCCGGCGGGCCGTCGGACTGCTGCGGGAGCACGGCTGCGCCTCGGTGTGGTTCGGGGCGGCGGCCCCGCTCGGCCTGATGGCACCGGCCCTGCGCAGCGCGGGCGCCGAGCGGCTGGTCGCCACCACGCACGGCCACGAGGCCGGCTGGGCGCAGCTGCCCGCCGCCCGGCAGCTGCTGCGGCGGATCGGGGACTCCACGGACACGATCACCTACCTCGGCGAGTACACCCGCTCACGCATCGCCTCGGCCCTGACGCCCGAGGCGGCCGGGCGGATGGCGCAGCTGCCGCCCGGGGTCGACGAGAAGACGTTCCACCCGGGCTCGGGCGGCGAGGAGGTGCGGGCCCGGCTGGGCCTGACGGACCGCCCGGTCGTGGTCTGCGTCTCCCGGCTCGTCCGCCGCAAGGGCCAGGACACGCTGATCCGGGCCCTGCCGCGCATCCTGGCGGCCGAGCCCGACACCGTCCTGCTGATCGTCGGCGGCGGCCCCTACGAGAAGGACCTGCGGCGGCTCGCGCACGAGACCGGCGTCGCCTCCGCCGTGCGCTTCACCGGCGCCGTGCCCTGGTCCGAGCTGCCCGCCCACTACGGCGCCGGCGACGTCTTCGCGATGCCCTGCCGCACCCGCCGCGGCGGCCTGGACGTCGAGGGCCTCGGCATCGTCTACCTGGAGGCCTCCGCGACGGGCCTCCCGGTCGTGGCCGGCGACTCGGGCGGCGCCCCGGACGCGGTCCTGGACGGCGAGACGGGCTGGGTGGTGAGGGGCGGCTCCCCCCAGGAGACGGCCGACCGCATCACCGTCCTCCTCGGCGACGCCGAGCTGCGCCGCAGAATGGGGGAGCGGGGCAGGGAGTGGGTCGAGGAGAAGTGGCGCTGGGACCTGCTGGCGGAACACCTCAAAGACTTGCTGTAG
- a CDS encoding glycosyltransferase family 87 protein → MKTTGTRRSLAWLPVVWCLTRLLLLLFVLKVYVFPGPDVTSDVHVIYRGWYEVLSTGTFPLRDVTWQYPPAAALAILSPGLLPFLDYGTAFFVLVCVTDLAVLALMTYAGRRPGRSLRGAWVWVIGVPLLGPTVYARYDVMVTAVAMAALLAGARHPKALGALAAFGALLKIWPAMLLLAARRRSAWVSALVTGIVVTGAFALTMPGAFAFLTFQRDRGTEVESLGALVFHVARHFGWQGEVKLNYGSIEFIGPYVSEVSTGALFLTGAAFGWLVLWRLLARRFEEHTLADAAFVAVLMFTTTSRVISPQYMVWLVGLAAVCLYFPGSRMRLPVVLVLVACFVTALEFPFYFANVVASDGLGLTLLFLRNGLLVAAALVAARALWRAAVPRTLPAPVPAQPVRTDETPVSS, encoded by the coding sequence GTGAAGACGACGGGCACGAGGCGGTCCCTGGCATGGCTGCCGGTGGTCTGGTGTCTCACGAGACTGTTGCTGCTGCTGTTCGTCCTGAAGGTGTACGTCTTCCCGGGCCCGGACGTCACGAGCGACGTGCACGTGATCTACCGGGGCTGGTACGAGGTCCTCAGCACCGGAACGTTCCCGCTGCGCGACGTGACCTGGCAGTACCCGCCCGCCGCCGCGCTGGCGATCCTCTCCCCCGGCCTGCTGCCCTTCCTGGACTACGGCACCGCGTTCTTCGTGCTGGTCTGCGTCACCGACCTGGCCGTGCTGGCCTTGATGACGTACGCCGGACGCCGCCCGGGCCGCTCGCTGCGCGGCGCCTGGGTCTGGGTGATCGGCGTACCGCTGCTCGGCCCGACGGTCTACGCCCGCTACGACGTGATGGTCACGGCGGTGGCCATGGCCGCCCTCCTCGCGGGCGCCCGGCACCCGAAGGCGCTGGGAGCCCTGGCAGCCTTCGGCGCCCTGCTGAAGATCTGGCCGGCCATGCTGCTGCTGGCCGCCCGCCGCCGCAGCGCCTGGGTGTCGGCCCTGGTGACGGGCATCGTGGTGACGGGTGCGTTCGCGCTGACCATGCCGGGCGCGTTCGCGTTCCTGACCTTCCAGCGCGACCGGGGCACCGAGGTGGAGTCGCTGGGCGCACTGGTCTTCCATGTCGCCCGGCACTTCGGCTGGCAGGGCGAGGTGAAACTGAACTACGGCTCGATCGAGTTCATCGGGCCGTATGTGAGCGAGGTGAGCACGGGCGCCCTGTTCCTGACCGGGGCGGCCTTCGGCTGGCTGGTGCTGTGGCGGCTGCTGGCCCGGCGCTTCGAGGAGCACACGCTCGCCGACGCGGCCTTCGTGGCGGTGCTGATGTTCACCACCACCAGCCGGGTGATCAGCCCGCAGTACATGGTGTGGCTGGTCGGGCTGGCGGCGGTGTGCCTGTACTTCCCGGGGAGCCGGATGCGGCTGCCGGTCGTCCTGGTGCTGGTGGCGTGCTTCGTGACGGCGCTGGAGTTCCCGTTCTACTTCGCCAACGTCGTGGCCAGCGACGGCCTCGGCCTCACCCTGCTGTTCCTGCGCAACGGCCTCCTGGTGGCCGCGGCGCTGGTCGCGGCCCGCGCCCTGTGGCGTGCGGCGGTGCCGCGTACCCTCCCCGCTCCCGTGCCCGCTCAGCCCGTCCGCACCGACGAGACCCCCGTCTCCTCCTGA
- a CDS encoding MATE family efflux transporter: protein MNAHREQLVLLARPVYFSLLASVAAGIINTVWVARLGGPAVAAVAVATTTENVLLGVALVFGSGTTVLVAHARGARDPAAVRAAVRGGWALWALVTPVVVACGLLGREPLARLVLGGADGAALPLAVAYFTLSMPGLAVFFAQQLVDGILKGTGDTRTPMRLALLAGGLLLALDPLFIHLYGVRGAAAATVLSRCAALGAGLVALRRSPLLRTARRAEPAESLDASLRRTLRTGLPMSADFTVRQTGALVLVAIVARLGVTAVAAYAIAYKVMYVVTMAFYAVRQAASIHTAHTRGAGRDARRAIGRQAVLLSGAVGLAGAVLLAVTAPWIMAAFGAGPRVAGEGVLFLRCVGPYLVLLGCLIALGGVFEGSGRAPVLLRVTVLGTAVQLGPAYALTGFGLPGVCLAMALAAAVQCASAGLLFRRDPAQEETGVSSVRTG, encoded by the coding sequence GTGAACGCCCACCGCGAACAGCTCGTGCTGCTCGCCCGGCCCGTGTACTTCTCGCTCCTCGCCTCCGTCGCCGCCGGGATCATCAACACCGTCTGGGTCGCCCGGCTGGGCGGACCGGCCGTGGCCGCCGTGGCCGTGGCGACCACCACGGAGAACGTGCTGCTCGGCGTCGCCCTGGTCTTCGGCTCGGGCACGACCGTGCTGGTCGCCCACGCCCGGGGCGCCCGCGACCCCGCCGCCGTACGGGCCGCGGTGCGCGGCGGATGGGCGCTGTGGGCGCTGGTGACACCGGTGGTGGTGGCCTGCGGCCTGCTGGGGCGCGAACCGCTGGCCCGGCTGGTGCTGGGCGGGGCCGACGGCGCCGCCCTCCCGCTCGCCGTCGCCTACTTCACGCTCTCCATGCCGGGCCTGGCCGTCTTCTTCGCCCAGCAGCTCGTCGACGGCATCCTCAAGGGCACCGGCGATACCCGCACCCCGATGCGCCTCGCCCTGCTGGCAGGCGGCCTGCTCCTGGCCCTCGACCCGCTCTTCATCCACCTCTACGGCGTCCGGGGTGCCGCAGCCGCGACGGTGCTGTCCCGGTGTGCGGCGCTCGGGGCCGGACTCGTCGCGCTGCGGCGCTCCCCCCTGCTGCGCACGGCCCGCCGGGCCGAACCGGCCGAGTCCCTGGACGCCTCCCTGCGGCGCACGCTGAGGACCGGCCTGCCCATGTCCGCCGACTTCACCGTGCGCCAGACCGGAGCCCTGGTCCTGGTCGCGATCGTGGCGCGGCTCGGGGTGACGGCGGTGGCGGCGTACGCGATCGCCTACAAGGTCATGTACGTGGTGACCATGGCCTTCTACGCCGTCCGGCAGGCCGCCTCCATTCACACCGCGCACACGCGGGGTGCCGGTCGGGACGCCCGGCGGGCGATCGGGCGGCAGGCCGTGCTCCTCTCCGGCGCCGTCGGGCTCGCCGGGGCCGTGCTCCTGGCCGTCACCGCCCCCTGGATCATGGCCGCCTTCGGCGCCGGGCCCCGGGTCGCGGGCGAGGGCGTGCTGTTCCTGCGGTGCGTCGGGCCCTACCTGGTGCTGCTGGGCTGTCTCATCGCGCTCGGCGGGGTCTTCGAGGGCAGCGGGCGGGCCCCGGTGCTGCTGCGGGTGACCGTGCTCGGGACGGCCGTCCAGCTGGGACCGGCATACGCCCTCACGGGGTTCGGGCTGCCCGGGGTGTGTCTCGCGATGGCGCTCGCGGCGGCCGTGCAGTGCGCGTCGGCGGGGCTGCTGTTCCGGCGGGACCCGGCTCAGGAGGAGACGGGGGTCTCGTCGGTGCGGACGGGCTGA
- a CDS encoding PadR family transcriptional regulator, with the protein MLELSILGFLAEEPLHGYELKERIKALTGHVRPVSDGALYPAITRLTTAGLLDQHTEPGASAAPRRILALTAKGREELLARLRDPKQTEITDHVRFNTVLAFLRHLPDRHEQAAVLRRRLDFLETPASFFYDSGKPVRAEESDDLFRQGMLRVARATGEAERAWLREAVELLDRQE; encoded by the coding sequence ATGCTGGAGCTGTCGATCCTGGGTTTCCTGGCCGAGGAGCCCCTTCACGGCTACGAGTTGAAGGAACGCATCAAAGCGCTGACCGGGCATGTGCGTCCGGTCAGCGACGGTGCGCTCTACCCGGCGATCACCCGGCTGACCACGGCGGGCCTGCTCGACCAGCACACCGAGCCGGGCGCGAGCGCGGCCCCGCGCCGGATCCTCGCCCTCACCGCAAAAGGCCGGGAGGAACTGCTGGCGCGCCTGCGCGACCCGAAGCAGACGGAGATCACCGACCACGTCCGCTTCAACACGGTCCTCGCGTTCCTGCGCCATCTGCCCGACCGGCACGAGCAGGCCGCGGTGCTGCGCCGCCGGCTGGACTTCCTGGAAACCCCGGCGAGCTTCTTCTACGACTCCGGCAAGCCGGTCCGCGCCGAGGAGTCGGACGACCTGTTCCGCCAGGGCATGCTGCGCGTGGCCCGGGCGACGGGCGAGGCCGAACGGGCCTGGCTGCGGGAGGCCGTCGAGCTGCTCGACCGGCAGGAGTGA
- a CDS encoding C40 family peptidase: MGSHRRLAPSGFDRGAGAAVSVLAVAAAAVGAVPSVAAPYDDTRATLDRLYEQAEKATEAYNEADERADELRDEVGTVRDRIARGQHRVNTLRDSLGSLAGAQYREGGIDPSIALLFSDDPDDYLDHASRLDRLTAHHAGELRELRHAMRELAQDREEAAGKLHELDRSREAVTAHKKAVERKLATARRLLNSLPESERDAYGRASRSGRGGLPGPGGATAASGRGSAAVAAARSALGKPYVWGANGPSGFDCSGLMQWSYAQAGVSLPRTSQAQRYAGRQIPLSEARPGDLVVYRGDASHVGMYMGNGQVIHAPYPGAPVRYDPVGMMPVSSVTRV; the protein is encoded by the coding sequence GTGGGGTCCCATCGCCGCCTTGCACCGTCCGGGTTCGACCGGGGCGCCGGTGCCGCGGTCAGCGTCCTGGCCGTCGCGGCCGCCGCCGTCGGCGCGGTACCGTCCGTCGCCGCACCGTACGACGACACCCGGGCCACGTTGGACCGGCTTTACGAGCAGGCCGAGAAGGCGACCGAGGCGTACAACGAGGCCGACGAGCGTGCCGACGAGCTGCGCGACGAGGTCGGCACCGTCCGGGACCGCATCGCCCGCGGCCAGCACCGCGTCAACACCCTGCGGGACTCCCTCGGTTCGCTGGCCGGCGCCCAGTACCGCGAGGGCGGCATCGACCCGTCCATCGCCCTGCTGTTCTCCGACGACCCGGACGACTACCTCGACCACGCGTCCCGGCTCGACCGCCTCACCGCCCACCATGCCGGTGAGCTGAGGGAGCTCCGGCACGCCATGCGCGAACTCGCCCAGGACCGCGAGGAGGCCGCCGGGAAGCTCCACGAACTGGACCGGAGCCGCGAGGCCGTCACCGCGCACAAGAAGGCCGTCGAGCGGAAACTCGCCACGGCCCGGCGGCTGCTCAACTCCCTGCCGGAGTCCGAGCGCGACGCCTACGGCCGGGCCTCCCGCTCCGGCCGCGGCGGCCTGCCCGGCCCCGGCGGCGCCACCGCCGCCTCGGGACGCGGGTCGGCCGCCGTCGCCGCCGCCCGCAGTGCTCTCGGCAAGCCCTACGTCTGGGGCGCCAACGGGCCCTCAGGCTTCGACTGTTCGGGCCTGATGCAGTGGTCGTACGCGCAGGCCGGGGTCTCCCTGCCGCGCACCTCGCAGGCCCAGCGGTACGCCGGCCGGCAGATCCCGCTGTCCGAGGCGCGCCCCGGTGACCTGGTCGTCTACCGGGGCGACGCCAGCCACGTCGGGATGTACATGGGCAACGGCCAGGTCATCCACGCGCCCTACCCCGGCGCGCCCGTGCGCTACGACCCGGTCGGGATGATGCCCGTCTCGTCGGTCACCAGGGTCTGA
- a CDS encoding C40 family peptidase, with translation MASHRRPKQPSRARVTVLTTAAAAAVAFSSQAANAAPSEKPSKDEVKAKVDKLYEEAEQATEKYNGAKEKQEKLQKEISTIQDNVARGQEELNELRDSLGLAAASQYRTGSIDPSVQLFLSANPEDYLDKASTLDQLSSQQVEALKKVQEKQRELAQERAEASEKLKDLASTRTELGKKKKEVQGKLSSAQKLLNTLSAAEKAALAAEQNRASRTSERDALTADVPPGSGRAAAAFAFAQSQLGKPYVYGATGMSSYDCSGLTSRAYAAAGVQIPRTSEAQTGAGTKIYSVSQLKVGDLVFFFNDLHHVGLYAGNGQIIHAPRTGTVVRYESMDTIGGPFMFGVRV, from the coding sequence GTGGCGTCCCACCGTCGTCCCAAGCAGCCGAGCCGCGCACGTGTGACCGTGCTGACCACCGCCGCCGCCGCTGCCGTCGCCTTCAGCTCGCAGGCCGCCAACGCCGCCCCCAGCGAGAAGCCGAGCAAGGACGAGGTCAAGGCCAAGGTCGACAAGCTCTACGAAGAGGCGGAGCAGGCCACCGAGAAGTACAACGGGGCCAAGGAGAAGCAGGAGAAGCTCCAGAAGGAGATCTCCACCATCCAGGACAACGTGGCCCGCGGCCAGGAGGAGCTCAACGAGCTCCGCGACAGCCTGGGCCTCGCCGCCGCGTCGCAGTACCGCACCGGCTCCATCGACCCCTCCGTCCAGCTGTTCCTCTCCGCGAACCCGGAGGACTACCTGGACAAGGCCTCCACCCTCGACCAGTTGAGCAGCCAGCAGGTCGAGGCGCTGAAGAAGGTCCAGGAGAAGCAGCGCGAGCTGGCCCAGGAGCGCGCCGAGGCCTCCGAGAAGCTCAAGGACCTCGCCTCCACCCGGACCGAACTCGGCAAGAAGAAGAAGGAAGTCCAGGGCAAGCTCTCCTCCGCGCAGAAGCTGCTCAACACCCTCAGCGCCGCCGAGAAGGCCGCACTGGCCGCCGAGCAGAACCGCGCCAGCCGGACCAGCGAGCGCGACGCCCTCACCGCCGACGTCCCGCCCGGCTCGGGCCGTGCCGCCGCCGCCTTCGCCTTCGCCCAGAGCCAGCTCGGCAAGCCCTACGTCTACGGCGCGACCGGCATGAGCTCCTACGACTGCTCCGGCCTCACCTCCCGGGCGTACGCCGCGGCCGGCGTCCAGATCCCGCGCACCTCCGAGGCCCAGACCGGCGCCGGCACCAAGATCTACTCGGTCAGCCAGCTCAAGGTCGGCGACCTGGTCTTCTTCTTCAACGACCTGCACCACGTGGGCCTCTACGCCGGCAACGGGCAGATCATCCACGCCCCGCGCACCGGCACGGTCGTCCGCTACGAGTCGATGGACACCATCGGTGGCCCGTTCATGTTCGGCGTCCGGGTCTGA